GTAAATTACAACTTGTGATATACTAACCACCGCTTTCTCCTTTTTGAAACTATGATGCATGCATGCTCTGCCTATAATTCTCAAGCAAATTTGTGTTAAAAAGGTACTGTTTGGTTTCTTGAAAATGCATTTGGGACAGAGTATTTGGGTAAGAAGGAATGTGTGAATATGTGGTGATGAGACAAAGTGTGGTGTTATATAGGAGTAGTATAGAGTATTTATCTGAAAAAAGTGGAAGGGGGAGGAGAACACTGATTTAGCAAGAATGGTTACAAATGGTGACAGATTTTGGCAGAGCAGAGGGAGAGAGTGTCACTGGCTGtttattttgtttgtttgtatCTCTAACCCGCCACCCCCTACTTTAGTACTACAGTTGTTCAAGTGTACACCTGTACAGCAGGGGTATGTCATTACATTTTTATTATTTTCTCATCATTTACAATGCCCTGCATGATGCTAAATTACCCATCCTAATATAGAATAGTACACTTATCTTCACAAAGTACACATAATGCATGTAATCACTAATGAACTCATACTAATAGCAAACCTTTTATGGAGTTAAAAGTTAGGCATCTAAGAGTTATACTATACACTTACAACCTAGctacagactattatgtttagcAGTTTACGTAGTTAATAAGTTGTGTACTAGTAAAAGATTTATCAATTTAATTTTCAGGTTCTCAATCCACATTTATTGTATAAATTTAAATTCATATAGTTGGGTTTTTAGTAATCTAATTAAAAAGGTACTGTTTGGTTCCATGAAAATGCATTTGGGACAGAGTATTATTGTACTATTCTAAAGATGCATGATTTTGATGTGGTTTCACACAGGTGCGTTATATTCATTCAGTGGTTGATAAAGCAAAATCACTTGGTGATCAGCCATTATTTGAGGAATTTTATATGTTTCGTGCAATGGTGCGGAGTAAAGGTGAAAAGTGCTTGACATATGTGCACGAGGCTGATAGAATTCATTTACAAGCCGATTATAAAAAAGATGGAGTACATGCTGACCATATACGTCCCTCTGTTCGTAGGCGAGGAAAAGGCGGTGTTGCTGGTAGGAGGGAAAGTGCTATTAAGAGAGGTCAAGTGTCTATCGAAATGGATGAAATGCGTCAGGAAGATGCCCAAGCAGTCCCGGAAGATGATCCAGCAACAACAAATTGTGATATTAGTTCCACTTCAAGAGGCGACACTCACGAATTCACTCAGGCATCAGCTATGACATATCAACCAACAACTACTCAGATTGTACCATACATGACGCCACAAACTCCACAATATTCAAGAGATCCAAGTCTTTCGTCTTTTGAGAATATATTTGTTGAGAATGGTCCTGTTTTTAACTCATCGCCTGTGCAAATGTCCATCGATATCCCTGAGGCCACTAATAGAGATGATGGGCAGGACTGCAATATTGAGATACAAGGTAATGAGTTGGATGATTCCAACGATGAAGTGGATGGTGAACCATTAATGAGGCAGAAGCGTAAAATTATTCGTAAGCGTTGTGCGACCGGGAGTCACTTTCTTGATCAGCATGGTAGGATTAAAAAGCAGCGCGGTAGAGGTAAAAAGCAGCAAGGTAGAAGCAAAAATAAATGAATGCATCACTAATAGTTTGGCTTGTAAGTAAGATGAAGGCACATAATCTCGCTGATCTAGTTTAGTAGGAAtaatctccttttttttttttgctcactgTAAGTTAGATGAAGGTACAGTTGgtgtattattttttttcttttgctttttgtATTCAGCTACGTTTTAATTGGAAGTCATGTATTAGCTATGGTTTTTGCTAGCAAGTCATCAGCAGTTTAGTaggaatgatttttttttttttggctcactgctggtgtttttttttttgggtcactGCTGGTGTTGTTTTGAAGCAAGTCATGTATTAGTCTTTTTTTGCTTTTTGTATTCAGCTATGGTGTAAGCAGAGAATTGCTTTTAGCTAATCaatttgctttttgctttttgaGGCCACTAATCGATTTTCTTTTTGCTTTTTTGGCTCACTGCTGCTTAAGTATACATAGTAGATAATTTAGGAAACACTTATTGATCACTCCTACATAAAATTTAGGAAACTGAGCATAATGATCATATtaaataaagaaacaaaaaaaaattaactgaTTACTAATAAACTAATATAATAACTTGACAAACTCGACTAACACTAAGTTTGACTACGAGTTGGACATTGACGCCTATCATGTCCAGTTTGCCTACACAACCCGCAAGATCGCCCATATACTGCAGGACCACGATCCATCTCATTAGGAATTCTAGTTGTCCTTGGTCGATTGGGACGGCGATAGAGTTCATTACTTGTCATTCTAAAACTTGGAAATGGCCAATACGCCTCGTGCCCAACTGGCGAGAATGACCCAGAATATGTTGTAGCATAATTCTCTATTGTGAAATGCTCGCTGACAAAATTTCTAGTTAATCCTCCCATTCTTTCAGTAACCTTCATGGCATGTGAACATGGAAACTGCAAATTAGCCCATTTTCCACAATCACATTTTTTTTCATTCAGTGAAACACGGTGAGGATTACCACCAGTACCATCAACCTGCATAGATCTAACCTCATATACCCCTGTGGGTATATTCCAATCATAAACAAAGTGCCTTTTTGAACTTTCATAGTTATTTTCCCACTTCATTTTGAACCTCCCCGTCCATAGTTCATTTTGCTCCAAAAGTTGTTGCGCTGTTTGAGACCTACGAGTATACCGTTCAACAGTTTGCCCCAATGACAGTTTAACCATGGCAGTGACAGGCAAGCCTCGTGCTTTCTTCAGGACTCCATTGAACGACTCTGAAAGATTTGTTGTCAACACTCCCCATCTTTTTCCATCATCATGGCTAACTGTCCATTTGTCCAGGGGAATTTCCATGAGGTATTGATATGCTTCAACATTTTCTTCCTTAATTTCCCACATCAAGGCTTCAAACTTTCTTATTTGATGGGCAGAAGCAGCCCTCCACATTAGTTTACTGAGGTCCTTGTTTGGATATCGAGATTGAAAGTTGCTCTTAAGATGCCTTAGGCAAAATCGATGGAAGGCCCGAGGCTCTTGATACCGCCGCAACTCCAATAAACTAGCCAAAATTCCTTTTGCCCTATCAGAGATCACACATATATCTTCTCTATCCTTTATCACATGTGCGCTCAAATTCCTAAAAAACCATTTCCATGCCTCTTTCGACTCCCTGTCAACAATAGCAAATGCTAGAGGAAGAATGTTATCATTTCCGTCAATTGCAACAGCAATTAATAATTTGATATCATATTTGCCATACATATGAGTTCCATCTACTGAAATAACAGGGCGACACGTTTGGAATCCATCAATGCATGGCTTGAAAGCCCAAAATACAAACTTGAAAGTTTTTACCTCTGATGAACTCGTAGACTCTTCGTGTTTCCATTCTACAACAGTTccatgattaaagtgttgaaaaGCTGCAAAAAATTTAGGAAGCTcactaaatgattttttaaagTCACCGTACACCAATTCAAATGCGCGTTGACGTCCAAGCCACGCTTTCCTGTATGTCACTTGATGACCAAATTTCTCGTGAACCCTAGCCATGACATCTACTACTAATAATTTGGGATTTTTTCGAATTTGGTTTAGAAATAAAGATgcaatcaaattggtatctaggttGACATGACCTGTCATAAGCCCTTCAGTCTCACATCTATGATTATCAACATACTTTCCTATCTTCCAAAGGTTATTTCCAACCTTCCGTCCTCGAAGAAACCATAGACAACCTAATAAATTATAAAACCTGGATCTCACAACCCATAGACTTTTGTTTGACGTTACCACCTCGAACTCTTTATTTTTGCGCAAACTCCAAATCATCACGGCCCGTTTCAATTTTGCTTTGCTGCTAAAATACATATTCTTTTCCAAGTCTTTGTTGGCATCCTCGGACCAAGCTGAATAACATCCCGTCTCAGATTCTCGTGtagaaataaaaatatcttcctCGTTCTCCAATGTCGTAAAGTAGGGTATATCATGACATGGAATTTCGGACACACCATGACCAAATTGATTATGAGGATTTACACCAATATTATTTTGAAGTAAATCTCCACTATCATCGATATATTCATCAGGTTCACTTTCTCTTTCACTCTCTTCATCCTCTCTTGAAGGGTCGTCATCCTCTGAATTTTCAGAGCTAATTTCAGCATTTACATCATTATACATATCAATGCTAGCCTCAGCTTCTCTGTGGAGAAAAGGAAGAAACCATATTAATAAATTGTAGTAAGATTGTAGGATATATGAGCAAGTTTATTTCTCTTAGTAGAAAATTTATATGAGTACGAACACATTTAAAAGTTAAAAAATGCAACAATTTTGAGGTTTCTAATAAACCTATTCTAGCACTAAATAATTGAAGCAACAATTAAAAACATGTAAAAGTGCAACAATTGGCGGTACAAATATCTTCTGGGGAGTACAtaaaatttgactaatttatttgTTGAAAATATATAAACCCAAGCTAATTTGTTGCTTACCTGGCCTCATATTCTCCGTGGCTACTACTAGTACGTCTTTGACTACTTGAGCCTTCATCAAATGATCGATGACCATGCATGCTAGGACCTGCACCAAATGATTGACGGAAACCATGTGTCGCACTATATGATGACACATTGGTGTGAGATTGATTATAGAAATTTGGATTGTCGTGCATCGGTAACTGCTGAAATGATGGTTGAATAATCGGTTCTGCAAAATGAGGCTGACTGGCCATAGCAAATCCATAATTTTGAGCCAACAAATTCATGTGATAACCATGCTGACCACTCATTtgaaatatattattttgatttgttggtttggtctttacataaatctccaaaatatttatatcgatcTTATCCGCAAATTTTTGCGGTATGGAAAAAAATTGTAGCAAGGACTGGTCATTCTCAATTTTAAACTCAATGAACCTTGTATTGTTACCTTGAAATGAGCATGGATATTTTCCAGAAatatcaatttgaatattttcacTATTTGTCCCCATCTTCTCATGCAATAGTTCAACCAATTCAGCATAGTTCGTTGAAATAAACATGCTGACAATCATTTTGGCACCTTCAGTGTACCTGAATCCGTTCATTTCAGTAATTATTTCGCCACCCCAATACAAAGCAACCATCACATTATGTTCAAAATTGGCCATCTTTACTCCTACACACGAAAATAAgacacttattattattaatataacagaaaaataaattaaaactataGTATTATTTTAACATATTACGACATATTTGACTTAATTAACTTATACTTGTTGAATTTTTTAATGTTGTTCCAACAATAGGTCACACAAGTAGAAGCTTTGCTGAAAATTGTTCGAATGTGTTTGAACATTCGTTTCATAGACTATATTTTATAATGATATGTGGTTTGTTCAAAAAGTATGAGGAAGAGGGACTTTAGCAGTGTGTCGTTATTGTGTGTCACGTTTTACAATTAAAACGTAACTATTAATCacgttttatagtcaaatcaATCAGAAAGATTCCCAATTTGCAGGATTCTCGGCAAGATTTGCGCATGCCTAATTTGAGTAGAAACGTAACTGTCAGTTACGTTTTATCCTAAAATCGTAACTCCTAGTTACGGCTTTAACATCAGTCAATGTCAAATTACATAGAACGACTGTTCGTATTTGGATTCTCTAAAGTCGTTACTAACAGTAACGTCTTAGGAATAATACGTTACTAACAGTCACGAATTAGCTTTTAACACCGTTAACCCCAGCTATTTTTTCCGTTagaatttttaaataaaataatgccTAATACGTAACTCAGGAATACGTTTATACTAGTTctgtaaaaaaaattaaaaacgtaTTACTTTAGTGAATTGGTTTAAAAAATAGCTTATTTTGGTCAAAAGCTCTGACTTATTATACTAGTTGACAACATTTTGTTATTATTTGGGTAGGACGTGTGACCGATGtcacaccctttttttttttaccataatataaaaagatttaaaaagggtttttccacttaaagtgacgttttgaaaagggattatttttATTTGTTACAGAGTCGacatttgaatttgaattttggtgttccaagttaccttattgaatccctaatcaaaaggaaatgactctttattTTTGATCTGCGAAAACAAAAGTCCGGGTAAGGAATTCCGTTGACAggggagaaggtattaggcattccccgagtcccgtggttctagcacggtcgcttttatTGACTAAATATCGGCTTAAATTAATCTTAGATAAAATCATCCTTGCATTAATTCTTAACTACATTTTCCTAATTAATCCGCTTAAAATTGTGACTTATATTTTTC
The sequence above is a segment of the Lycium barbarum isolate Lr01 chromosome 6, ASM1917538v2, whole genome shotgun sequence genome. Coding sequences within it:
- the LOC132643910 gene encoding uncharacterized protein LOC132643910, encoding MANFEHNVMVALYWGGEIITEMNGFRYTEGAKMIVSMFISTNYAELVELLHEKMGTNSENIQIDISGKYPCSFQGPSMHGHRSFDEGSSSQRRTSSSHGEYEAREAEASIDMYNDVNAEISSENSEDDDPSREDEESERESEPDEYIDDSGDLLQNNIGVNPHNQFGHGVSEIPCHDIPYFTTLENEEDIFISTRESETGCYSAWSEDANKDLEKNMYFSSKAKLKRAVMIWSLRKNKEFEVVTSNKSLWVVRSRFYNLLGCLWFLRGRKVGNNLWKIGKYVDNHRCETEGLMTGHVNLDTNLIASLFLNQIRKNPKLLVVDVMARVHEKFGHQVTYRKAWLGRQRAFELVYGDFKKSFSELPKFFAAFQHFNHGTVVEWKHEESTSSSEVKTFKFVFWAFKPCIDGFQTCRPVISVDGTHMYGKYDIKLLIAVAIDGNDNILPLAFAIVDRESKEAWKWFFRNLSAHVIKDREDICVISDRAKGILASLLELRRYQEPRAFHRFCLRHLKSNFQSRYPNKDLSKLMWRAASAHQIRKFEALMWEIKEENVEAYQYLMEIPLDKWTVSHDDGKRWGVLTTNLSESFNGVLKKARGLPVTAMVKLSLGQTVERYTRRSQTAQQLLEQNELWTGRFKMKWENNYESSKRHFVYDWNIPTGVYEVRSMQVDGTGGNPHRVSLNEKKCDCGKWANLQFPCSHAMKVTERMGGLTRNFVSEHFTIENYATTYSGSFSPVGHEAYWPFPSFRMTSNELYRRPNRPRTTRIPNEMDRGPAVYGRSCGLCRQTGHDRRQCPTRSQT